In one window of Pseudodesulfovibrio sediminis DNA:
- a CDS encoding cysteine synthase, whose translation MNKDLLALIGNTPLVEIRHMNPNPNVTILAKIECQNPGGSIKDRVAAAMIQAAEDSGELTKDKIIIEATSGNTGVGLAMVAAIKGYRIKLLMPETASEERKMIMAAYGAELELTPGHLSTDGAIEQAYRYAREEPGTYVLMDQFNNPASIDAHYNGTGLEIWNQTNGSVTHCVMTLGTSGTAMGIAKRLHEMGDVHVAAVEPYAGHKIQGLKNMLESYPPGIYDKNNLDEILHIDDDAAFENCRRLAREEGIFAGMSSGAAIGGALQLAERLDSGLIVTVFPDSGERYLSTHLYRPQPGSGMTIFDMASNQDKMLSTGAGFGLYCMGPNLDNLDGLDSWRRVVLLDVLTRHLASRGTALDAAVGLTDMDDRTLAAAREGNVSREAFAEEMRDNVLQRAREMGIADTIAFPLSSASNEGSLELCRKLMGKGLAYEKLRSVYFDVFRDKRYGEIGTVDMDKVSGGRTVDLNAYVKDNPLDFTLLKRATLLDLKRGEVLETQWGNVRPSWFLQHAATALDALPRIDVMIGSDKHRFPHLENLRAIWSTAGRELQVWMVAQQATDTEEGNLTTVAESLGGYRAARLWLLSVASRKPLCASAETLSMWARNWRKVQEGAATLTLALDAKGDIISPDVEQAVFDLKAGFKTAMDDGLKFHHFWPVLFRFTKQVNGWAADGSLTGAAAKSCHEELTAIDTVLGILDPTQMPIPLSDLPDEVQGMVADRQKAREAKDFAMSDELRDQIAEAGFRVEDTGGVPRVFNA comes from the coding sequence ATGAATAAAGATTTGCTCGCGCTTATCGGCAACACGCCGCTGGTGGAGATCAGGCACATGAATCCGAACCCGAACGTCACGATTCTGGCGAAGATCGAGTGCCAGAATCCCGGCGGTTCCATCAAGGATCGTGTGGCCGCCGCCATGATTCAGGCTGCCGAAGACTCGGGCGAACTGACCAAAGACAAAATCATTATTGAGGCCACATCCGGCAATACCGGCGTGGGACTGGCCATGGTCGCCGCCATCAAGGGCTACCGCATCAAGCTGCTCATGCCGGAGACGGCATCCGAAGAGCGCAAGATGATCATGGCCGCATACGGTGCCGAGCTGGAGCTGACCCCCGGCCATTTGTCCACGGACGGAGCCATCGAGCAGGCCTACCGCTATGCCCGCGAAGAGCCGGGCACATATGTCCTCATGGATCAGTTTAACAATCCTGCTTCCATCGACGCCCATTATAATGGAACCGGCCTCGAAATCTGGAATCAGACCAATGGCTCCGTGACCCACTGCGTCATGACGCTGGGCACCTCGGGCACGGCCATGGGCATTGCCAAGCGGCTGCATGAAATGGGCGATGTGCATGTGGCGGCCGTGGAGCCATACGCGGGTCACAAGATTCAGGGTCTCAAGAATATGCTTGAATCCTATCCTCCCGGTATTTATGACAAGAATAATCTCGATGAGATTCTGCATATCGATGACGACGCCGCTTTCGAGAATTGCCGCAGGCTGGCCCGTGAAGAGGGTATCTTTGCCGGGATGAGTTCCGGCGCGGCCATTGGTGGAGCACTGCAACTGGCCGAGCGGCTGGATTCCGGCCTGATTGTTACCGTGTTCCCGGATTCGGGCGAGCGGTATCTGTCCACCCATTTGTACCGGCCGCAGCCAGGGTCGGGCATGACTATTTTTGACATGGCCTCCAATCAGGACAAAATGCTCAGCACCGGGGCCGGATTCGGGCTCTACTGCATGGGGCCGAACCTGGATAATCTGGACGGTCTTGATTCATGGCGGCGCGTGGTGCTGCTCGATGTCCTGACCCGTCATCTGGCGTCACGCGGCACCGCTCTCGATGCTGCCGTGGGGCTGACCGACATGGACGACCGCACTTTGGCTGCAGCCCGCGAGGGCAATGTCAGCCGCGAGGCCTTTGCGGAAGAAATGCGTGACAACGTGCTGCAACGCGCCAGGGAGATGGGCATTGCGGACACGATTGCGTTTCCACTTTCCTCGGCCAGCAACGAGGGCTCGCTGGAGCTGTGCCGTAAGCTTATGGGCAAAGGGCTGGCCTATGAAAAACTCCGGAGCGTCTATTTCGACGTGTTCCGCGACAAGCGATACGGCGAGATCGGTACCGTGGACATGGACAAGGTCTCCGGTGGCCGTACCGTGGACCTCAACGCCTATGTCAAAGACAACCCGCTTGATTTCACTCTGTTGAAACGGGCCACGCTCCTTGATCTGAAACGGGGCGAGGTGCTGGAAACCCAGTGGGGCAACGTGCGCCCGAGCTGGTTTCTGCAACATGCGGCCACGGCGCTCGATGCCCTGCCGCGCATTGATGTGATGATCGGTTCGGACAAGCACCGCTTCCCGCATTTGGAAAATCTCCGCGCCATCTGGAGCACGGCCGGCCGCGAACTTCAGGTCTGGATGGTGGCCCAACAGGCCACGGACACGGAAGAGGGCAACCTGACCACCGTGGCCGAAAGCCTCGGCGGCTACCGCGCCGCGCGTCTCTGGCTCCTGTCCGTTGCCAGCCGCAAACCGTTGTGCGCCTCTGCCGAAACCCTGTCCATGTGGGCCAGAAACTGGCGCAAGGTACAGGAAGGCGCGGCCACTCTGACTCTCGCTCTGGACGCCAAGGGCGATATCATTTCTCCTGACGTGGAGCAGGCTGTCTTCGACCTCAAGGCAGGCTTCAAAACCGCCATGGACGACGGCCTCAAATTCCACCATTTCTGGCCGGTCCTCTTCAGATTTACCAAACAAGTCAACGGCTGGGCCGCAGACGGCTCCCTCACCGGAGCCGCCGCCAAATCCTGCCATGAAGAACTGACGGCCATAGACACGGTCCTCGGTATCCTCGACCCAACCCAGATGCCCATCCCCCTGAGCGACCTCCCAGACGAAGTCCAAGGCATGGTCGCCGACCGCCAAAAGGCTCGGGAAGCAAAAGACTTCGCCATGTCGGACGAGCTGCGGGACCAAATAGCCGAAGCCGGATTCAGAGTAGAAGACACCGGTGGAGTACCAAGAGTATTTAATGCGTAG